The window TTTGTCCATCTCGGGAAAGCTTGCACCGGTATCACATACTTAAAGATATTGGTGTCATTCAATCAATTTTGCCGATGAAGCGGTAGAAGATTTCTACCTCCTGTTCCCGGCTTCCGTCCTCGTTCTTGACCGCCTCATGGACAAGGATTTTTTCAATCAGCGTGTTCAAGAGTTCAGCGGTGAGTTCCGTGGGATTGACGCACTCTTTCATCAAGGCAATCCATTTTTCTGCGTCTGCGGCACTCTGGCTTTCAGCGGCAATAGCAGATTGAAGCTGTTCAATCTTTTCTTCCAGTTCCGCCTGTTCGCTTTGGTACTTCCCGGACAGCATATTGAAGTTGTATTCTGTGATACGCCCCGCCGCCCAGTCCTCATACATCCGGGCAAACAGGGTATCGACCTCGGCTTTCCGCTTCTCCGCTTTTTTCAGTTCAGCAGCCTGTTTTTTTCTTGCGGCGGCCTGTCCTTTGTCATTGGCGTTCAGCAGCCGTTTCAAAAGCTGTTCTTCATCGTGCTGTACCAGCGCCGACCAGTATTGCAGACGGGAGAGGACATAGGCGTAAAGCACATCATAGCGGATGTAGTGCATGGAGCATTGGCGTGTGCCTTGCCCGTTCTTGCTACAATGGTAGTAGCCATAGGGCTTGCTGTTCTGTCTGTTCTCCTCGTAGGCCAGCGACCAGCCGCAGTCCGCACACTTTATCAGCCCCGCAAAAATCTGTGTCGTGCCATTCTTGCGCTCCCTCCGGCGGCTTGCGATCTGCTCCTGTACCTGCCGGAAAACCTGTTCGCTGATAATCGGCTCCTGCGTGTTCTCCACCCGCACCCATTCGCTTTGGGGCTTGCGTATCCTCCGCTTGTTCTTAAAGGAAATATTGGTCTCCCGGTAGTGGATGGTATGGCCGATGTAGGTTTCATCTTTCATAATGCTTTTGACCTGCGCTATCGTCCATGCGTAGCCTTTTTCCTCTGGTGCGCCAGCATAGATATTGGCGAAAGTCCCGTCACGCTGGAAGTTGATAAATCCCGGCGTCGGTACTTTTTCCGCAATCAATATCCTTGTAATGCTGGCCGCCCCTTTGCCGTGAATAGCAAGGTCAAAAATCTTCTCCACGATCCAGCGGGTTTCCTCGTCGATTATCAGCTTGTTCTTGATTTCCGGGTGCTTCTTGTACCCGAGGGGAGCATAGGCGCTGATACGCTGTCCGGCGGCAAACTTTGCCTTGAAAGCAGTTTTTACCTTGCGGCTGGTGTCCTTTGCGAACCATTCGTTGAACAGGTTTTTGAATGGCACAAAATCGGACAGTCCCTTTTCTGTGTCCTCATTCTCCGCAACGGCGATGTACCGCACCCGTTTTTCCGGGAACAGAAATTCCAGATAGTAGTCCATCATCACATGCTCCCGCCCGAAACGGGACAGGTCTTTGGTGACAATGCAGTTTACTTTTCCGGCTTCCACATCGTCCATCATGCGCTGGAAACTCGGACGCTCGAAGTTTGTCCCACTCCACCCATCGTCCACATATTCCCCGACCACATGAAGCCCCTGCTCCCTTGCGTACTGTTGCAGGATTGTCCGCTGCGTTTCAATGCTTACGCTGTCACCATAGCTTTCATCGTCACGGCTTAACCGCATATAAAGAGCCGTGTTGTAAATGGTAGTATTGTAAGGTTGTTTCACCGTAAAAATCCTCCTTCTAAAGAAACAACCCACGCTTACAATACTTTTGCTCTATGGCAATTATATCATAAGCGTGGGCGTGTATCAACGATGGGTCACGAAGAAGCTGCCCTTGCCGCCGTGTGCCGGACGACATCCACAATCAGATCGCCAATCGGACGACCGCCAGCGGCAAAATGTTCGGAGATTTTGATACGGTTTTTCCCACATACAAAATACTGTGTGCCGTTCTCGTCAGTAATGACCTGCCCGGTGTGTATTGTATCAATAATGTCGCTTTCGCTTTTTACCATCCAGTGTCCTCCGTATGATTATTTTTCATCATGCAGCTTGAATTTCTGTTCATAGCGTTTACCTCCCTCTTGTTCGCTGCTGCCGTTTCAGCTCCGCCAGCACTTCCGGCGGGATACGGTCAACCAGCCGCTGTAAATTGTCCAGTTCGCTTTTCAGCTTTGCCCGTTCCATCGTATCTTTCATCTTTCCTTTTTCGCTGGCCTTTGCCCTTGCTTCCAACTTCTCATTCTCCGCCAGCAGGTCATTGATTGTGACCTTGTACTTTTTCAACTGCCCGGAGAAATTCTCCATCTGCGGGAACCACTTTTTCAGCATGGAGAGGGCTTCCTCTTTTTTCTTTCCGGCGTTCAGC of the Intestinibacillus sp. Marseille-P6563 genome contains:
- a CDS encoding DUF4368 domain-containing protein, yielding MKQPYNTTIYNTALYMRLSRDDESYGDSVSIETQRTILQQYAREQGLHVVGEYVDDGWSGTNFERPSFQRMMDDVEAGKVNCIVTKDLSRFGREHVMMDYYLEFLFPEKRVRYIAVAENEDTEKGLSDFVPFKNLFNEWFAKDTSRKVKTAFKAKFAAGQRISAYAPLGYKKHPEIKNKLIIDEETRWIVEKIFDLAIHGKGAASITRILIAEKVPTPGFINFQRDGTFANIYAGAPEEKGYAWTIAQVKSIMKDETYIGHTIHYRETNISFKNKRRIRKPQSEWVRVENTQEPIISEQVFRQVQEQIASRRRERKNGTTQIFAGLIKCADCGWSLAYEENRQNSKPYGYYHCSKNGQGTRQCSMHYIRYDVLYAYVLSRLQYWSALVQHDEEQLLKRLLNANDKGQAAARKKQAAELKKAEKRKAEVDTLFARMYEDWAAGRITEYNFNMLSGKYQSEQAELEEKIEQLQSAIAAESQSAADAEKWIALMKECVNPTELTAELLNTLIEKILVHEAVKNEDGSREQEVEIFYRFIGKID